Within Cercospora beticola chromosome 6, complete sequence, the genomic segment GCACGTCGACAGAAGGGTTGGGTGAGTCGGCGATCGCGAGCGGAGGGTCGGTCAAGTCGATTTTCCCAGTGTACAGAAACAGCACGAATCGTTCCCAGGCGTCAATCTCTTCATCTGGCAACCAGAAGATGCCGTCTTGTGCTTCTGTGAACGTACTGGGATGGCGGAGTGCGCCTTCGAATTAGCCGGAGTAGAATGTAAGAATGCCTTTGTGGATCGTGAAGACCTTCGCGCCCGGATCTGGCCCAATCTTGACTTGCACTGTCTCGGCGTAGGCGCTTCTAAGACGGCTTGTCAGTTATCCTGTTGAAAGGAGCGAGTTCGCGGCTTTCATACTGCGGTGAATTGTGTGACTGACCTTGGTGGAGATGTGCATGCCGTTGATGCGGGCGCCATTGCTGCAGATATCTGCGTAGATTGAAGggtgcaagagaagaagcactCAATGTGCAAAGCGAAAGAGTCTCTGCAAGGTCGTGTCTGTATGTTCATGCAAGTCGTGCATTATCGTCTGCTGTTTGTCTGTGCCGCACGTGCCATGAGCAGTGCCCTGCATTCACATGCTGCAATCTGAACAACTACAAGCACATTTGGACAGGTTTGCCGGTTCACTATTGGCGCTCACTCTCTCATCATGTGAAGATAGAGCTGCGACTTCAGCACATGCAGCAGGCGAGGCTGAACATAAGCTGTGCCTTGTTACTCTGTGCTTCATGTCGATCATCAACATCTGTCTGACTCCACCTCTTGCTGGGATCTCTGGTCGAGCGCGTTTTGCGTGGCTAAGGGCTTCGGGGGAACGTGAACTATGTCTCGCATACTTCAGCCTTTTGCAATACAAACTGTGATCTACACCAGCAGGAACGCTCCGATTTTCTCCTGCACGCCGAGGCCGATTTCGATGAACAGACGTTTTCTGCCACATGGTCCCGGTCGTAGCCAACGCGTTTCCAAATGTCAATCCGCATGCAAAGATCTGGATTCAGAGCGCACTGGCGAGGAGCAGATGTTCGACTGAGGGCGTCAGATCATTCCTTCTTGCATGTCACACCTTCTTCGTGAACATGGTACTGCGGGCACAATTGCAGCTTTTCGACATCGTGCTTGGCCCACCTCTTGTGATCATCCTGCCAGACAATTTTCAGGATATCTATCAGCGCCTCTTTGACAAAAGATTCATTGCCTTCCTTCAAGAACTTTGCGGTGCCCGTCTTCGCAATAATGTCCAGAGCAAATTGGCGTAAAGCCGAGCTGTCCATTGTGTTTTCGTAAATAAGCGGCAGGCACGCTGTAGGTATCTTCCACATGCGGACGATCATGTCTCGGAACATGTTTATGCATTCATTCATCAACAATGGCACTTGTCGACGATCGCCGAGGACCCACAACCTGGACAGAACGAAAAAAGAGCTGTCCGAAGCGATAAGGTCGATCCGGCGGCTATAGAGCCAGCAAACGAATTTTTCGAAAGTCCTGACATCTTCGTCGGGCAAGTTAAAGAGTCCTGTCTCGGCTTCCTGAAATGCGTTTCCATGCCGAAAGGCAGCTGCGAAGTAGCCAGAGTAGAAAGTGAGTATTGATTTGTGCACAGTAAATGTCTTGGTGCGATCTGTCCCGACTTTGATCTGCACCGTTTCACCATACGCACTTCTGTATAAGTTGTCAGCCAGGTGCCGAGTACTAGGAGATTGTGTCGACGAATGGCGACGTGCGAGCGTAGTGGCTTACGGTGGCGGGAATTTATCAGGTGTTGACGGTGGTGGTGTCGATGGTGGTGGCATGGCTGTGCTATCTGagtcgtcttcctcgcgtTCGCGCTTCATTGTGCACTAATGTGGAAACAGATCTCGTCGACAAGGTCAGTCGAGGAACAACGCGTTCAGTCGAAGTACGACGCGTCTTATGCGTGTGCGAAGGGACATGGGTCAGGCCCATCAGGGGCGTTTAAGCTCTCCGGAAGGTGAAGGGATCGACCCAAAAAAGTCCTGGTTCTCCATGGCTTCCATGTCTGGGCGAAGAAGCGCATGCAGCGATACAATGCTAGTGACTCTCGTGAAGCGAAACAGGGACCCGGAGACATGGCGAGCACTTACCGCGACAATGCTTCCACGCCCAGTGCGCTTCTCGAGACAGAGTGTTCCTAGCGACACAGCTCTGGGCAGAGAAAAGGGTAAGGATCGAAAGAGCACTCGAACTTCCGGAACAGAGTACGCAGCGTTGGGCACGGTTTCTGTCTTGCTCCTTAGCGGCAGGCGGGTTCAAGCACGACCAGATTCCAGCTCGTTGGAATTAATCTCTTCTGTAAATTCCAGTACCCCATGCCACGCGCAGCAACGCAAGGCCGACCGCCATGCCTATACTATCCTTGATGACATTCAACTTTGACCCTACGACCTCTTTCCAACCGATTGGCACTTCCACCATTGGTATGTCCGCGCTTTCAGCCAGCATGAGCATTTCTACGTCGAAGATCCAGCCTTCCGAGTGCATATATGGAATGATATAAGGCAGAGCCGGCCGCGAGAAAAGTTTGAAGCCACACTGCGTGTCCTTGATCTGAGCCACTTTGGGCGTTGTAAGGAGCCAGATTCCGAGATGAAAAGCGCGCATGAGAAGATTGCGGAGAGCGGATCGCTGAGCAGGTCAGTAGGCGCGAGTGGAACTGGCTTCACCAAAGAGCTCACCTTTACAACAGCGTCTGTGCCAACCATATGCGCTCGAGAGCCAACGCCCACAGCTCTTCccttcttgtcctttgcCTTCTCGCACTCCAAGACCAGCTTGCCTAAATCTGTAAATCTGCTTGCTCCATCTGCGTCTGCAAAGACAATGTATGTTCCTCTTGCGTGTCTCATACCGTGTGTCACCGCTCCGCCTTTCCCTCTGTTCTGTTCCAGGCTCACTACTCGAATCGTGCCAGGCGCAATAGTCGTCGGCTTAGCCCCGCCATTTCCTATCCATGGCCCCTTGTATGTCGGCGGAGGCTTGCTGAGCTGATGCGTCCTCGCAAAGTTCAAAGCAACATTGACAGTCTTATCCGTACTTCTATCGCTGACCAGAATGATCTCCCACCCTCTTCGCGGATCTCCCTGCTGTCCACTGGCCTGCAATTTGCTATTGCTACTACTCCTGCTCGGTGTTCCGTGATGTCCGTATTGCTCTTCCAAGTATTCCACTGCCTCTTCCAACATCCCATTCAATCGGTGCATTTCGTTGTATGCGGGGATCACAAGTGTCATGAAGCATTCGGCGTCGGTGATCTGGTGGGACTCTTCGCGGGGTATGAGGCCTTTCCGCGACATTTCTTTAACCGCAACATGATTGTCGTACCAACAGGGAAGTGGTTGTGGAGGTGAGATTTGTCCTTCGGCAGTCACAGTAATGTACTGCTTTTCAGCTTTGGTCGGCGGACGTGGAGAGGGAGCGAACAGCCAAACTATTGAGTAGAGCTAGACAAGTGTCAGTCTGACTCCGAGTGTGCGTATTCAGCTGCTGTACCCATAGAAC encodes:
- a CDS encoding uncharacterized protein (CAZy:GT2_Glycos_transf~BUSCO:EOG09264B2P), encoding MDSADSIPEEVWDGMEVIAEQSQVVWWIAIGATMLSGFVLWLYSIVWLFAPSPRPPTKAEKQYITVTAEGQISPPQPLPCWYDNHVAVKEMSRKGLIPREESHQITDAECFMTLVIPAYNEMHRLNGMLEEAVEYLEEQYGHHGTPSRSSSNSKLQASGQQGDPRRGWEIILVSDRSTDKTVNVALNFARTHQLSKPPPTYKGPWIGNGGAKPTTIAPGTIRVVSLEQNRGKGGAVTHGMRHARGTYIVFADADGASRFTDLGKLVLECEKAKDKKGRAVGVGSRAHMVGTDAVVKRSALRNLLMRAFHLGIWLLTTPKVAQIKDTQCGFKLFSRPALPYIIPYMHSEGWIFDVEMLMLAESADIPMVEVPIGWKEVVGSKLNVIKDSIGMAVGLALLRVAWGTGIYRRD